The Mangrovibacillus cuniculi sequence GTGGACTCTACTTCCAAGGTAGCTTGATCACTACTCCTGGTCGAGCATTATCCACTGTGTTAACTGTAAAATAAGTAAAAAGGATGTCCACAACGGACATCCTTTTTACTTATTTCATTTCATCCTCAATTACCTTAAGCAGTTTTTCTGGCGTAAATGAGCCATCAGCAGTAATTCTATTAAGCTCGTAAGGAAGTGAGTTCAACTTGTTTACTACACCCGATTTAACAGTATAAGCAACTTCGTATCCTGCTTTCTTTGCCATTTTAATTGTTGTTTCAGAATAATCTCCGTATGGATATGTTAATCCAACAACGTTATATCCCATTTTGTCTTCTATTAATTCTTTTGATTTTACAAAGTCTTTATATACTCGTTCTTCAAACTGTTTTTGTGTCTCTAATTGACCATTCAGATTCACTCTACTAGCAATCATTCCACGTTGTTTACCATTAGGACTCTCCCCTTTAAAGTGAGAATCATAAGTGTGACCTTGAATTAAAATTGTACCTTCCATCTCTTTGGCATTGGCCCAAGTAAATTTCTCTAACTCTCCATTATAAATCTGCGGTTGATCAAAAATCCTACTAGCGATTACATATACAGTTGCTTTCATGTTTAATTCCTTAAGAACTGGATATGCCTCTGTATAGTTACTAATATAACCGTCATCAAATGTAATAAGAATTGGATTTTTAGGTAGTGGTTTATGTTCCTTTAAGTGCGCCACCAAATCATAGTCTGTTA is a genomic window containing:
- a CDS encoding stalk domain-containing protein, which produces MKKKVSFFIASAMVIVSLFLVMFPLVSNANVVLFSNGQKVSTDVQPIIKDGRVLVPVRAAIESLGVKVDWDNKTKTVRTTTPSLNTSFKVGEDFATVNNKRVQIDQTATITDGRVLVPIRFISETHGHFVDWDAKNKGVHIFNTQAAYFTYQETDPIDIPVLMYHILLEGQNDTISVDPDRFKEHMEAIKEAGYTTITDYDLVAHLKEHKPLPKNPILITFDDGYISNYTEAYPVLKELNMKATVYVIASRIFDQPQIYNGELEKFTWANAKEMEGTILIQGHTYDSHFKGESPNGKQRGMIASRVNLNGQLETQKQFEERVYKDFVKSKELIEDKMGYNVVGLTYPYGDYSETTIKMAKKAGYEVAYTVKSGVVNKLNSLPYELNRITADGSFTPEKLLKVIEDEMK